A window of Pelagicoccus enzymogenes genomic DNA:
GACGCGGGCCTTAAGGTCGGCCACTCCACCCGCTCCGTCGACGAGGCTTTCAAGGAGGCCAAGGCCGACATCCAAACGAAAACCGCCTTGCTCGAAGCCCGCCGTATCTGCGGCTCCGCCCCCTTGTTCGAAGGCTTCCAAACCTCCTACCACCTGTTCTACCGCAAGGACGGTCCCAAGGAGTATATCAAGCAACGCCTCGACGACCAGCGGAGCCGACGCGCCAAGTTCGGCGGTTCCATCTACATGCAGGAGCCAGACATCAAGAGCGGCGTGGGCGGCCTGCGCGACTACCACAACACCCTTTGGATGGCCCAGGTCCGCCTCAACCTGAAGGACATGGCCGGCCTCGTGCCGCTCAACTACCTGAGCAAGCAAGAGCTGCAAGACATCCGGGCCGCCTACGAATTTCTCCTGCGCGTACGCAACGAGCTGCACTTCCGGGTCAAGCGCCCCACCGACCTGCTCTCCCTCGAGCTTCAACCTAAAGTCGCCTACCGCCTCGGCTACAAGCAACGCGACATCCTCGAGCGAGTAGAGGTTTTCATGCGCGACTACTATCGCCAGGCCCAGATCATCTATCGCGTTTCCAAGAACATCGAAAAACGCCTCGCCCTCAACACCACCTCAAAAAAGGAGAGCAAAAGCCCGCTCGAGTCCGTGAAGAGCTTCCTGCTCGCCCGACGCAAGGAACGGGTCAAGAAAGTCGACGGCTTCCTCATCCGCGGCCAGGAGATCACCTTCGAGGACGACAGCGTCTTCACCGAGGAACCCAATCGACTGATCCGGATTTTCCGCCACAGCCAACAAAACGGGGTCGAGATAGATTTTGAGCTGAATGCTCTAATTCGAGCATCGCTCGAGCTCATCGACGACTCCGTGCGCCTGTCCCCGGAAGCCAACCTCGCCTTCCGCACCATCATGCAGGAGACCGGCAACGTCTACCCTACGCTCAACGAAATGCACGAGCTCGGCGTGCTCGGCGCCTTCATTCCGGAATGGGGAAAACTGACCTGCCTCGTGCAACACGAGTACTATCATCGCTACACCGCCGACGTGCATACCCTTCATACCATAAGGGAACTCGATGAAATTTTTTCAAATCCCAGCGGAATCTACAAATCTTATCGCGAAGCCGTTCACGAGCTCCGCTTACCGAACCTCATCTACCTCATCCTTCTCCTGCATGACATCGGCAAAGCCCGCGGCATTAGAAATCATGCCGAAAACGGCGTCGACATAGCAGAACCGATTCTGGAGCGACTGCAGATCGACGAAGAAAATCGAGCCTCGGTACGATTTATTATCAAGAATCACCTACAAATGGCGCGATTTTGGCAGAGGTTCGATGTTGATGATCCAGACACCGCCAAAGCGTTTGCCGAACAAGTCGAGTCGCCAGAACTCCTGCGACTCCTCTACGTGCACACGTTCTGCGACGCCAAAGGCACGGCCGCCGGGCTCTGGAACCAATACAAGGACACCCTGCACCGCACCCTTTACCGCCGGGCTCTCGACGTCTTCAAGGCGGAGGGCAAGCTGGACCAGCACTACGAGCAGCACAAGAAGATGACCCAACAAGAACTGCTCTCCATCGATATCGAAGGCGTCGGTTCCGAAGAGGTCGACGCCCATTTCAAACTCCTTCCGGACCGCTACTTCATCAACACCTCCAAGGAGGAGATCATCAAGCATATCCAGATGATCAACGAGCTCATCAAGGCGATCGCTGGAGCCGAATCCATCGGAGCCCTCAAGCCCGTCATCGACTGGAAGCAAGACGTCAACCGCTCCCTCACCGTCGTCAACATCGTTACCTGGGACCGAGCCGGACTCTTCCATAAGCTCGCCGGAGCCCTCAACCTCGCCGGCTACTCCATCCTTTCCGCCAAGGCCATCTCCCGCGACGACCACATCGCCATCGACACCTTCTACGTCACGGAAAGCGGCCGCGGACCCTCTAGCG
This region includes:
- the glnD gene encoding [protein-PII] uridylyltransferase; amino-acid sequence: MIQAFARQLKNDASSLAFNSETKPAEKLAALKGFLKTGTETILAEHRNGASGLDVGKARSLMIDTLISKLAEPAIQAVQELSNKADLAVSVVALGGYGREELCPLSDIDIMFLYPSDTDSKLLEKAQELLVQEVLYPLWDAGLKVGHSTRSVDEAFKEAKADIQTKTALLEARRICGSAPLFEGFQTSYHLFYRKDGPKEYIKQRLDDQRSRRAKFGGSIYMQEPDIKSGVGGLRDYHNTLWMAQVRLNLKDMAGLVPLNYLSKQELQDIRAAYEFLLRVRNELHFRVKRPTDLLSLELQPKVAYRLGYKQRDILERVEVFMRDYYRQAQIIYRVSKNIEKRLALNTTSKKESKSPLESVKSFLLARRKERVKKVDGFLIRGQEITFEDDSVFTEEPNRLIRIFRHSQQNGVEIDFELNALIRASLELIDDSVRLSPEANLAFRTIMQETGNVYPTLNEMHELGVLGAFIPEWGKLTCLVQHEYYHRYTADVHTLHTIRELDEIFSNPSGIYKSYREAVHELRLPNLIYLILLLHDIGKARGIRNHAENGVDIAEPILERLQIDEENRASVRFIIKNHLQMARFWQRFDVDDPDTAKAFAEQVESPELLRLLYVHTFCDAKGTAAGLWNQYKDTLHRTLYRRALDVFKAEGKLDQHYEQHKKMTQQELLSIDIEGVGSEEVDAHFKLLPDRYFINTSKEEIIKHIQMINELIKAIAGAESIGALKPVIDWKQDVNRSLTVVNIVTWDRAGLFHKLAGALNLAGYSILSAKAISRDDHIAIDTFYVTESGRGPSSEEKAKEAFANAVKDALVSNEDLYPRILEMVRKEAADIFNKNDDNPLAESFEPQVDVYHELSLQRTILEVQAPDHLGLLYQISHQISKHGFDITFARINTERGIAIDTLYLSEVEPGEDSDGEKLMELRDSLTKVLNADNE